A stretch of the Cyprinus carpio isolate SPL01 chromosome B4, ASM1834038v1, whole genome shotgun sequence genome encodes the following:
- the LOC109070162 gene encoding macrophage mannose receptor 1-like — translation MNDMKELNKSVTDRSVQFVWIGLQKTSRDEWQWSSGEPALYLNWATGQPEGRDDCAGMRNGQWNDLRCTDNRYFICYNTNTGLVLVNQLKSWRDAQSYCRQNHTDLVSMRNQNENQQVQKIISDNNSTRSWIWIGLFRDSWQWSDQSNSSFRYWKTAEPNNQGGDDNCTVIDPNAQGQWNDIRCINQYPFVCHEDKLILIKENLTWSEALRYCRQNHVDLVSVHSEEIQRRVMNVVKQASTAAVWLGLHNYCIMNMWLWLTGEVVCYQNWAPGNGTTPENCKLENRKGAVQSGGDQRWISLPESHKLNFICSRY, via the exons ATGAACGACATGAAGGAGCTGAACAAGAGTGTGACTGATAGAAGTGTTCAATTTGTCTGGATTGGGCTGCAGAAGACGAGTCGAGATGAATGGCAGTGGTCTTCAGGTGAACCTGCGCTCTATCTGAACTGGGCTACTGGACAACCAGAAGGCAGAGATGATTGTGCTGGGATGAGAAATGGACAATGGAATGATTTGAGATGTACTGATAACCGATATTTCATCTGCTACAACA cgAACACAGGACTGGTCCTTGTCAATCAGCTGAAGAGTTGGAGAGAtgctcagagttactgcagacagaatcacaCTGATCTGGTCAGTATGAGGAACCAGAATGAGAATCAACAGGTTCAGAAGATCATCAGTGATAATAACTCAACTAGATCATGGATCTGGATCGGTCTGTTCAGAGACTCATGGCAGTGGTCAGATCAGAGTAACTCCTCATTCAGATACTGGAAAACTGCTGAACCTAATAATCAGGGAGGTGATGACAACTGTACAGTGATTGATCCGAATGCTCAGGGACAATGGAATGACATCCGTTGCATCAACCAGTATCCTTTTGTgtgtcatgaag ATAAACTGATTCTGATCAAGGAGAATCTGACGTGGTCTGAAGctctgagatactgcagacagaatcatgtggatctggtctcggttcattcagaagagattCAGCGTCGTGTGATGAACGTGGTTAAACAAGCGTCTACTGCAGCGGTGTGGTTGGGTTTACACAACTACTGCATCATGAACATGTGGCTCTGGCTGACTGGAGAGGTCGTGTGCTATCAGAACTGGGCTCCAGGGAACGGAACGACACCCGAAAACTGCAAACTGGAGAACAGAAAAGGAGCAGTTCAGTCTGGAGGAGATCAGCGCTGGATCAGCCTTCCTGAATCTCACAAACtcaacttcatctgcagcagatATTAA